A window of the Synechococcus sp. JA-3-3Ab genome harbors these coding sequences:
- a CDS encoding (2Fe-2S) ferredoxin domain-containing protein: protein MSKLAKQRIPFEAEGQFLGFLPDKDGKLKYLRWQAGAEVFAGKIPKPLRSELYRSLKPGDRLQIAGEREVDPFKGREKWVLCRVVPVQASPKAAPGAEEGRKGVVLVCQKSDCCRRGAMAVMQALQAHLAAYPETIRVQGVGCMKDCKRGPNVVFLPDKARYSGVSPQGIPALLQRHFPLADPVPSP from the coding sequence ATGAGCAAGTTGGCTAAGCAAAGGATCCCGTTTGAGGCAGAGGGCCAGTTCCTGGGATTTCTTCCCGATAAGGATGGCAAGCTCAAGTACTTGCGCTGGCAGGCCGGGGCAGAAGTGTTTGCCGGCAAGATCCCCAAGCCGCTGCGTTCTGAGCTCTACCGCAGCCTCAAACCCGGAGATAGGCTTCAGATCGCCGGGGAGCGGGAGGTGGATCCATTCAAGGGGCGAGAGAAATGGGTGCTCTGCCGCGTGGTTCCTGTCCAGGCTTCCCCCAAGGCCGCTCCCGGAGCGGAGGAAGGGAGGAAAGGCGTTGTCTTGGTCTGTCAGAAGTCTGATTGCTGTCGGCGGGGGGCGATGGCGGTGATGCAGGCTCTGCAGGCCCACTTGGCGGCCTACCCGGAGACCATCCGGGTGCAGGGAGTGGGCTGCATGAAAGATTGCAAACGGGGGCCCAACGTGGTGTTCCTGCCCGACAAGGCTCGCTACAGCGGCGTTTCTCCGCAAGGGATCCCGGCTTTGTTGCAGCGGCACTTTCCGCTGGCAGACCCAGTTCCTTCTCCTTGA
- the moeB gene encoding molybdopterin-synthase adenylyltransferase MoeB, whose amino-acid sequence MLNLDTSQVSLSREEMERFSRHLILPEVGLEGQKRLKAGKVLCIGTGGLGSPLLLYLAAAGVGRIGIVDFDVVDVSNLQRQVIHGTSWVGKPKVESAKNRILEINPYCQVDVYNTALKAHNALELFANYDVIVDGTDNFPTRYLVNDACVLTGKPNVYGSIFRFEGQATVFNYEDGPNYRDLYPEPPPPGLVPSCAEGGVLGILPGIIGLIQATETVKILLGIGTTLSGRLLLYDALKMSFRELKLRKNPATPPITQLIDYEQFCGIPQATEQASQAEIPEISVAELKARMDAGQDFVLVDVRNPNEWEIGRIPGAHLIPLPQIENGDGVEQVRKLLNGSELIVHCKSGVRSAKALKILQAAGIQGKNLRGGILAWAEAYDPSIPKY is encoded by the coding sequence ATGTTGAACCTGGACACCAGCCAAGTCAGCCTCTCCCGCGAGGAGATGGAGCGCTTTTCTCGCCACCTTATCCTGCCAGAGGTGGGCCTGGAAGGGCAGAAGCGGCTGAAAGCGGGCAAGGTGCTGTGCATTGGCACCGGCGGGCTGGGCTCGCCCCTGTTGCTGTATTTGGCGGCAGCCGGTGTGGGGCGGATCGGCATCGTCGATTTCGATGTGGTGGATGTGTCGAACCTGCAGCGGCAGGTGATCCACGGCACCTCCTGGGTGGGCAAGCCCAAGGTGGAATCGGCCAAAAACCGCATCCTGGAGATCAACCCCTATTGCCAGGTGGACGTTTACAACACCGCTCTGAAGGCCCACAATGCCCTGGAGCTGTTTGCCAACTACGACGTGATCGTGGATGGCACCGACAACTTCCCCACCCGCTACCTGGTCAACGATGCCTGTGTGCTGACGGGCAAGCCCAATGTCTACGGCTCGATCTTCCGCTTCGAGGGGCAGGCGACGGTTTTCAACTACGAGGATGGGCCCAACTACCGCGATCTCTACCCCGAGCCACCGCCACCGGGGCTGGTTCCCTCCTGTGCCGAGGGGGGCGTGCTGGGGATCCTGCCCGGCATCATCGGCCTGATCCAGGCCACCGAGACGGTGAAAATCCTGCTGGGCATCGGCACGACCCTGAGCGGGCGGCTGCTGCTTTACGATGCTCTAAAAATGAGCTTCCGCGAGCTGAAGCTGCGCAAAAACCCCGCCACTCCCCCCATCACCCAGCTCATCGACTACGAGCAGTTCTGTGGGATCCCGCAAGCCACAGAACAAGCCAGCCAAGCGGAGATCCCCGAGATCAGCGTGGCTGAGCTGAAGGCGCGGATGGATGCTGGCCAAGACTTTGTGTTGGTCGATGTGCGCAACCCCAACGAGTGGGAGATCGGCCGGATCCCTGGCGCTCACCTGATCCCGTTGCCGCAAATCGAAAACGGCGATGGGGTGGAGCAGGTGCGAAAACTCCTCAACGGCTCGGAGCTAATCGTCCACTGCAAGAGCGGGGTGCGCTCGGCCAAGGCCTTGAAGATTCTGCAAGCAGCCGGGATCCAAGGGAAAAACCTGCGCGGGGGGATCCTGGCCTGGGCTGAGGCTTACGATCCCTCCATTCCCAAGTACTAG
- a CDS encoding transposase gives MAKSIHDAGWGEFLQILAAKAERAGLLTIAGDPNGTSQERSGCGRDVPKKLHERWHDCPHCGLSIGRDHNSARVIKSRAVGRPVLQAQEMSCYRAGVTGKPALYASAWVREYVTEKSRP, from the coding sequence TTGGCCAAATCTATCCATGACGCCGGTTGGGGTGAGTTCCTGCAAATCTTGGCAGCCAAGGCTGAAAGAGCTGGGCTGTTGACGATTGCAGGGGATCCAAATGGCACGAGTCAAGAGCGCTCGGGGTGTGGTCGAGATGTGCCCAAAAAGCTGCATGAGCGGTGGCACGATTGTCCGCACTGTGGGCTGAGTATTGGCAGGGATCACAACTCGGCGAGGGTCATCAAATCCAGAGCGGTGGGGCGTCCCGTTCTTCAAGCTCAGGAAATGTCCTGCTATCGGGCAGGAGTCACTGGGAAGCCTGCACTCTATGCGTCAGCATGGGTGCGGGAGTACGTCACGGAGAAAAGCAGGCCATGA
- a CDS encoding M67 family metallopeptidase: MALHLSAEHLRAIRQHGEQAFPYEGCGILIGELKGADKIVHELWAVANTWDQAENPLADGESSRRRFLIDPADFKRANDHAVRKGLGILGTYHSHPNHAAVPSEFDRQHAFPWGFSCVIVSVREGKAEEVASWVLDEQEQPQREPMQIWEDKSLPSLVARAG; this comes from the coding sequence ATGGCCCTTCACCTCTCGGCAGAGCACCTCCGCGCCATCCGCCAGCATGGCGAGCAAGCCTTTCCCTACGAGGGCTGCGGCATTTTGATCGGCGAGCTCAAGGGAGCGGACAAAATCGTCCATGAACTCTGGGCGGTGGCCAACACCTGGGATCAAGCCGAAAACCCCTTGGCAGACGGCGAATCCAGCCGCCGCCGCTTCTTGATCGACCCGGCGGATTTCAAGCGGGCCAACGACCATGCCGTGCGCAAAGGCCTGGGGATCCTGGGCACCTACCATTCCCACCCCAACCACGCGGCTGTTCCCTCCGAGTTCGATCGCCAGCACGCTTTTCCCTGGGGCTTTTCCTGTGTGATCGTCAGCGTGCGCGAGGGCAAAGCAGAGGAGGTGGCCAGTTGGGTTTTGGATGAGCAGGAGCAGCCCCAACGGGAGCCGATGCAGATTTGGGAAGACAAATCTCTGCCCTCGCTTGTGGCTCGGGCTGGCTAG
- a CDS encoding LL-diaminopimelate aminotransferase: MARINDHFLKLKAGYLFPEIARRVQAFAAAHPEAQIIKMGIGDVTEPLPEACRTAMIRAVEEMGERATFRGYGPEQGYEWLRQAIARHDFQARGCDIDASEIFISDGSKCDCGNILDILGHDNTIAITDPVYPVYVDTNVMAGHTGPANERGEYEGLVYLPLTAENHFTASLPQQKVDVIYLCFPNNPTGAVATREHLQAWVDYARAHNSLILFDAAYEAYITEPGIPHSIYEIPGARECAIEFRSFSKTAGFTGTRCAFTVVPKSLRGQAADGSWVDLWSLWYRRQSTKFNGVAYIVQRGAEAVYSEAGQVQVRALVQFYLENARIIREQLATAGIQAYGGVNAPYVWVKAPEGLSSWEFFDKLLHTCHVVGTPGSGFGSAGEGYLRLSAFNSRANVEEAMRRIVSVFGS, translated from the coding sequence ATGGCCAGGATCAACGACCACTTCCTCAAGCTGAAGGCTGGCTATCTCTTTCCCGAGATTGCCCGGCGGGTGCAGGCCTTTGCCGCCGCCCATCCCGAAGCTCAGATCATCAAGATGGGCATTGGCGATGTCACCGAGCCGCTGCCGGAAGCCTGCCGAACAGCCATGATCCGGGCCGTGGAGGAGATGGGGGAGCGGGCCACCTTCCGCGGCTATGGGCCGGAACAGGGCTACGAGTGGCTGCGCCAGGCCATTGCCCGCCACGATTTCCAGGCCCGCGGCTGCGACATCGACGCCTCTGAGATCTTCATCTCCGACGGCTCCAAGTGCGACTGCGGCAACATCCTGGATATTCTCGGCCACGACAACACCATTGCCATCACGGATCCCGTCTACCCGGTTTATGTAGACACCAATGTGATGGCCGGCCATACGGGGCCGGCCAACGAGCGGGGCGAATACGAGGGCCTGGTCTATCTGCCGCTGACGGCAGAAAACCACTTCACCGCCAGCTTGCCCCAGCAAAAGGTGGATGTCATCTACCTCTGCTTTCCCAACAACCCCACCGGCGCAGTGGCCACGCGGGAGCATTTGCAGGCCTGGGTGGACTATGCCCGCGCCCACAACTCGCTCATCCTCTTCGATGCCGCCTACGAGGCCTACATTACCGAGCCTGGGATCCCCCACTCCATCTACGAGATCCCAGGGGCAAGGGAATGCGCCATCGAGTTCCGCTCCTTTTCCAAAACGGCTGGCTTTACCGGCACCCGCTGCGCCTTTACCGTGGTGCCCAAGTCGCTGCGGGGCCAGGCTGCCGACGGCTCCTGGGTGGATCTGTGGAGCCTGTGGTATCGCCGCCAGTCCACCAAGTTCAATGGCGTGGCCTACATTGTGCAGCGGGGAGCAGAAGCCGTCTATTCCGAGGCGGGGCAGGTCCAGGTGCGGGCTCTGGTGCAGTTTTACCTGGAGAATGCCCGCATCATCCGCGAGCAGCTCGCCACAGCGGGGATCCAAGCCTACGGCGGCGTCAACGCTCCCTATGTTTGGGTAAAAGCCCCGGAAGGACTGAGCAGTTGGGAGTTTTTCGACAAGCTGCTGCACACCTGCCATGTGGTGGGAACTCCCGGATCGGGCTTTGGCAGCGCCGGCGAGGGCTATCTGCGCCTGTCGGCTTTCAACAGCCGCGCCAACGTGGAGGAGGCGATGCGCCGCATTGTCAGCGTGTTTGGAAGCTAA
- a CDS encoding GntR family transcriptional regulator, which translates to MMRISIQPESGIPGSVQLFNLLCFGIACGQFPPGCRLPSTRQLAMQTGLHRNTIHKVYHQLEAMGLVETRAASGIYVSGTARQAVNRSRGLSKNLDRSKQALEQVRQGIDQLQQQGFSLEQVRDLLLAEIDWRLRCSAQVLVCVPRRDLGTGQLMAQQIQQTLGIRVQLVLLEDLAAVLDQIHSGTVVTLHYFLSAVEAIAQPRGARVLPVEVSDYAREIALIRQLPSHACLGLVSISTALLEVAEVIVQSLRADLLVLTAVISDTERVGSLIRRAHTLICDEASYSTLRALVRQARSDLIRTPNLVCASPHIGEAAMAKLQQELGGIP; encoded by the coding sequence ATGATGCGCATTTCTATTCAGCCGGAGAGCGGGATCCCTGGCTCAGTCCAGCTCTTCAACTTGCTCTGTTTTGGCATTGCCTGCGGGCAATTTCCTCCCGGCTGTCGCCTGCCCAGCACCCGTCAGTTGGCCATGCAGACGGGCCTGCATCGCAACACCATCCACAAGGTTTACCACCAACTGGAGGCCATGGGCCTGGTGGAAACTCGCGCCGCCTCCGGCATTTACGTGAGCGGCACTGCTCGCCAGGCGGTTAACCGTTCTCGCGGTCTCAGCAAGAACCTGGATCGATCCAAACAGGCGCTGGAGCAGGTGCGTCAGGGCATCGATCAGCTTCAGCAGCAAGGCTTTTCTCTGGAGCAGGTGCGGGATCTGCTGCTGGCCGAGATCGACTGGCGGCTGCGCTGCAGTGCTCAGGTGCTGGTGTGCGTGCCCCGCCGAGACTTGGGCACAGGACAACTCATGGCTCAACAAATCCAACAGACTTTGGGCATCCGGGTCCAGTTGGTGCTGTTGGAAGACCTGGCCGCCGTGCTGGATCAGATCCATTCCGGCACTGTGGTGACGCTGCACTATTTTCTCAGCGCTGTCGAGGCCATTGCCCAGCCGCGGGGGGCCCGTGTGCTCCCGGTGGAGGTGTCGGATTACGCCCGCGAAATTGCCCTGATCCGCCAATTGCCTTCCCACGCTTGTCTGGGGCTGGTGAGCATCAGCACTGCCCTACTAGAAGTTGCCGAGGTGATCGTCCAAAGCTTGCGAGCAGACCTGCTGGTGCTGACAGCGGTGATTTCCGATACGGAACGGGTGGGATCCCTGATTCGCCGCGCCCACACCCTCATCTGCGACGAGGCCAGCTACTCTACCCTGCGCGCTCTGGTGCGCCAAGCCCGATCCGACCTGATCCGCACGCCCAACCTGGTCTGTGCTTCCCCTCACATCGGAGAAGCAGCCATGGCCAAGCTGCAACAGGAATTGGGCGGGATCCCATGA
- a CDS encoding MoaD/ThiS family protein, translating to MATKVLIPSPLRPYTDNLEAVEIEGSNVGEVMSNLIARYGELKRHLYTEDGKLRNFVNVYLNDEDVRTLAQGDNTPVGEQAVISIVPAIAGGR from the coding sequence ATGGCAACCAAAGTCTTGATTCCCTCCCCCTTGCGTCCCTACACCGACAACCTGGAAGCTGTCGAGATCGAGGGCAGCAATGTCGGCGAAGTGATGAGCAACCTGATCGCCCGCTATGGCGAGCTAAAGCGCCACCTCTACACAGAAGACGGCAAGTTGCGCAATTTCGTCAACGTTTACCTCAATGACGAGGACGTGCGCACGTTGGCCCAAGGCGACAACACGCCGGTGGGAGAACAAGCCGTCATCAGCATCGTTCCTGCTATTGCCGGAGGGCGTTGA
- a CDS encoding DUF6464 family protein, which yields MLDNLTAYVSEHAAKRRWRERAYSRFLQDWRRQVVLLRRQRAGEFGQPLGDPSCIFSAQSTWLRCAVNPRGPCQGCPHYSPLASPLPDPHPDVLG from the coding sequence ATGTTGGATAACCTCACTGCCTACGTCTCGGAACATGCGGCCAAGCGTCGCTGGCGGGAACGCGCCTACAGCCGCTTTTTGCAGGATTGGCGGCGACAAGTGGTGCTGCTGCGCCGCCAACGGGCCGGTGAATTCGGCCAGCCGCTGGGGGATCCCTCCTGTATTTTCAGCGCCCAGTCGACCTGGTTGCGCTGTGCCGTCAACCCGCGAGGGCCCTGCCAGGGCTGCCCCCACTATTCCCCGCTTGCCTCTCCGCTGCCGGATCCTCACCCTGATGTGCTCGGTTAG
- a CDS encoding Asr1405/Asl0597 family protein, with protein MNFVSSGSGYCLQIPLGERWRIGRRLVELGIPAVCTGEGHLQVQVDTPLALVQVRSVIRQYTARRRELLDSLEICWQLNAGGQDEQVG; from the coding sequence ATGAACTTTGTATCTTCTGGGAGCGGCTATTGTTTGCAGATCCCCTTGGGGGAGCGCTGGCGCATTGGGCGGCGGCTGGTGGAGTTGGGGATCCCAGCGGTTTGTACGGGAGAGGGTCATTTGCAGGTGCAGGTGGACACGCCTTTGGCTCTGGTGCAGGTGCGCAGCGTGATCCGCCAATACACGGCGCGGCGGCGGGAGTTATTGGACAGCCTAGAGATATGTTGGCAGCTCAACGCTGGGGGACAAGATGAGCAAGTTGGCTAA
- a CDS encoding Gfo/Idh/MocA family protein encodes MGIIGTGYAARSRAEALRKDGQVQIVAVAGRTPERSAAFAAEFGAAAYSDWSSLFCEQPLDLVFVSTINRDHAAIARAALEAGIHTVVEYPLALSVAEARSLVQLAAERQLLLHVEHIELLSGVHQLLRRELAGLGKLFAVRYITLTATHPAPDRWTYRPDQFGFPLTGAVSRIHRLVDLLGKVERVSCQLRYDGPDLPHRYSSCYCTAHLSFASGLLAVLTYGKGDSLWCSQRLLEFHGQRGGLLINGEEATLLRPGSAHPLETGSRHGLFEQDTRMVLAHLRCGSPLYVDPEKILHALAVAEAAERSAQTQQVVCVQD; translated from the coding sequence GTGGGGATCATCGGCACTGGCTACGCAGCTCGCTCACGGGCAGAAGCCTTGCGCAAAGATGGGCAGGTGCAGATTGTGGCAGTTGCTGGCCGAACCCCTGAGCGAAGTGCTGCTTTTGCCGCCGAGTTTGGGGCGGCGGCCTATTCCGACTGGTCTTCCCTGTTCTGCGAGCAGCCGCTGGATTTGGTGTTTGTTAGCACCATCAATCGGGATCATGCGGCCATCGCCCGTGCCGCCCTGGAGGCCGGGATCCACACCGTTGTGGAATATCCCCTGGCCCTGAGCGTTGCCGAAGCTCGCTCCCTGGTGCAATTGGCAGCGGAACGGCAGTTGCTGTTGCACGTAGAGCACATAGAGCTCCTCAGCGGCGTTCACCAGTTGCTGAGACGGGAGCTGGCAGGGCTGGGCAAGTTGTTTGCCGTTCGCTACATTACCCTCACTGCCACCCACCCTGCCCCCGACCGCTGGACTTATCGGCCCGACCAGTTTGGCTTCCCCCTCACAGGGGCTGTCTCCCGCATCCACCGCCTGGTGGACTTGTTGGGAAAGGTAGAGCGGGTGAGCTGTCAACTGCGCTACGACGGTCCAGACTTGCCCCACCGCTACAGCAGTTGCTACTGCACAGCCCACCTAAGTTTTGCCAGTGGGCTGCTGGCGGTGTTGACCTATGGCAAAGGGGACTCCCTGTGGTGCTCCCAGCGCCTATTGGAGTTCCATGGCCAGCGGGGGGGCCTGCTGATCAACGGCGAAGAGGCGACCCTGTTGCGCCCTGGCAGCGCCCATCCCCTGGAGACCGGATCTCGCCACGGCCTGTTTGAGCAAGATACCCGCATGGTGCTGGCTCACCTGCGCTGCGGCAGCCCTCTCTACGTGGATCCGGAGAAGATACTCCACGCCCTAGCTGTGGCCGAGGCCGCCGAGCGGTCTGCCCAAACCCAGCAGGTTGTCTGCGTCCAGGATTAG
- a CDS encoding Dps family protein, producing the protein MSETATLRQAFNSVRNNPVSLGLEVTQPICEGMNALLASFQGLYLQYQKHHFVVEGTEFYPLHQLFKDHYEQVREHVHDLGERLEGLGGVPVATFATLARLCCFTPEPDGAFEARQMLKNDLAAEQAIIDLLRRQAAQAESLGDRATRYLYEQILLKTEDRAFHLSHFLANDSLVFGLMDGRA; encoded by the coding sequence ATGTCCGAAACCGCAACCTTGCGCCAGGCCTTCAACAGCGTGCGCAACAACCCTGTCTCCCTCGGCCTGGAGGTGACCCAGCCGATCTGCGAGGGGATGAACGCCCTTCTGGCCAGCTTCCAAGGGTTGTACTTGCAATACCAGAAGCATCACTTCGTAGTGGAGGGCACCGAGTTCTACCCGCTGCACCAGTTATTCAAGGATCACTACGAGCAGGTGAGGGAACATGTTCACGACCTGGGAGAACGCCTTGAAGGTCTAGGGGGTGTGCCGGTAGCCACCTTTGCCACCTTGGCTCGCCTCTGCTGCTTTACCCCTGAGCCGGATGGCGCTTTTGAGGCGCGGCAAATGCTGAAGAACGATCTGGCCGCGGAGCAGGCCATCATTGATCTGCTGCGGCGTCAGGCCGCTCAAGCGGAAAGCCTAGGGGATCGCGCCACCCGCTACCTCTACGAGCAGATCTTGCTGAAGACGGAAGACCGGGCCTTCCACCTCAGCCACTTCCTGGCCAACGACAGCCTGGTGTTTGGCTTGATGGACGGCAGAGCCTAG
- a CDS encoding glycosyltransferase family 2 protein, whose protein sequence is MSSEPAAPELSVVIPCKNEADNLEHLFERLRLTLDPLGIPYEIICVNDGSEDDTLEKLIAFHRQDPRIKVVNLSRGFGKEIALTAGLDYAAGRAVVPIDADLQDPPELIPEMLQQWRQGYQVVYAVRRSRRGESWLKRLTANGFYWVIDQLSQVRIPRNTGDFRLLDRQVVDAIRQLRERTRFMKGIFAWVGYRQVAIFYDRAPRFRGKSQWNYWRLWNLAIEGITSFSSWPLRVWSYLGLGISVLALLYGLFLIIRTLLFGSDVPGYASLAVMTLFLGGIQLISLGVIGEYLGRVFEEVKGRPLYLVQGAFGFETSGHSPSPGSYPVCSSGSLPTQKPG, encoded by the coding sequence ATGTCCTCTGAGCCTGCTGCCCCTGAGCTCTCGGTTGTCATCCCCTGCAAAAATGAGGCGGACAACCTGGAACATTTGTTCGAGCGCCTGCGCCTAACCTTGGATCCGTTGGGGATCCCCTACGAGATCATCTGTGTCAACGACGGCAGCGAGGACGACACGCTGGAAAAGCTGATCGCTTTCCATCGTCAGGATCCCCGCATCAAGGTGGTGAACCTCTCCCGCGGTTTTGGCAAGGAAATTGCCCTCACCGCCGGCTTGGACTACGCTGCGGGCAGAGCCGTTGTGCCCATCGACGCCGACCTGCAGGATCCCCCGGAGTTGATCCCGGAGATGCTGCAGCAGTGGCGGCAGGGGTATCAGGTGGTGTATGCGGTGCGCCGCAGCCGCCGGGGAGAGAGCTGGCTCAAGCGCTTGACGGCCAACGGGTTTTATTGGGTCATCGACCAGCTCAGCCAGGTGCGGATCCCGCGCAATACCGGGGACTTTCGGCTATTGGATCGGCAGGTGGTGGACGCCATCAGGCAACTGCGGGAGCGCACCCGCTTTATGAAAGGGATCTTTGCCTGGGTGGGCTATCGTCAGGTGGCCATTTTTTACGACCGCGCCCCCCGTTTTCGCGGCAAAAGCCAGTGGAACTACTGGCGGTTGTGGAACCTGGCCATAGAAGGCATTACCTCTTTTAGCTCTTGGCCGTTGCGGGTGTGGAGCTATCTGGGCTTGGGGATTTCCGTGCTGGCTTTGCTGTACGGCCTTTTTCTGATCATCCGCACTTTGCTGTTTGGCTCTGATGTGCCCGGCTACGCCTCTTTGGCGGTGATGACCTTGTTTTTGGGCGGGATCCAGTTGATCAGCCTGGGCGTAATTGGAGAGTATCTGGGCCGCGTTTTTGAAGAGGTGAAAGGCCGGCCACTGTACCTAGTCCAAGGCGCCTTTGGGTTCGAGACCTCAGGACATTCGCCTTCTCCAGGATCCTATCCTGTTTGCAGCTCGGGCTCGCTGCCCACTCAAAAGCCGGGATGA
- the hslO gene encoding Hsp33 family molecular chaperone HslO, producing MTDASGSERLKRTKDISESTPPSSLPDHLIRATAAEGKIRVVGLVSTQAVQEARERHKLSYVATVALGRAMSAALLLAANLKRRQARINLQLKGNGPLGGIYVDAGMDGTVRGYVSNPAIELPLTPESKLDVGQAVGRYGYLHVLRDLGYGQPYTSAVELVSGEVGDDISYYLSSSEQIPSAVLLGVNLDSQRVRAAGGVLMQLMPGAPASLIPEMEARLAKVEEFSPMLAYGGGLRELLQICLGDLDLKIAPEVRTIRFYCQCNSDRVKGALRMLGRDELIDMIRTDKGAEAVCQFCNEVYRISEDELRSIVAEMSANP from the coding sequence ATGACGGATGCCTCTGGGTCAGAACGATTGAAGCGAACCAAGGATATTTCTGAGAGTACACCGCCTTCATCTCTTCCGGATCACCTGATCCGGGCTACGGCGGCGGAGGGCAAGATTCGGGTGGTGGGCTTGGTGTCCACCCAGGCAGTCCAGGAAGCGCGGGAGCGGCACAAGCTCTCCTATGTGGCGACAGTGGCGCTGGGGCGGGCTATGAGTGCAGCCCTGTTGCTGGCGGCCAACCTGAAGCGACGCCAGGCGCGGATCAACCTGCAACTGAAGGGAAATGGCCCCTTGGGCGGCATCTACGTAGATGCCGGCATGGACGGCACGGTACGCGGCTATGTGAGCAACCCTGCCATTGAACTTCCTCTCACCCCTGAGAGCAAGTTGGATGTGGGTCAGGCCGTTGGGCGTTACGGCTACCTCCATGTGCTGCGGGACTTGGGCTACGGCCAGCCTTACACCAGTGCTGTGGAACTGGTTTCGGGAGAGGTGGGAGATGATATCAGCTACTACCTCTCCTCCTCGGAGCAGATCCCTTCGGCAGTTCTTTTGGGGGTGAACCTCGATTCCCAGCGGGTGCGCGCCGCCGGTGGAGTGCTGATGCAGCTCATGCCGGGAGCGCCAGCCAGTCTGATCCCGGAGATGGAGGCCCGTTTGGCCAAAGTAGAGGAATTCAGCCCAATGCTGGCCTACGGCGGCGGTTTGCGGGAGCTGTTGCAAATTTGCCTGGGCGACTTGGATCTCAAGATCGCGCCGGAGGTGCGCACCATCCGCTTCTATTGCCAGTGCAATTCCGACCGGGTGAAGGGGGCGCTGCGCATGTTGGGGCGGGACGAGCTCATCGACATGATCCGCACCGATAAGGGAGCAGAGGCGGTTTGCCAGTTCTGCAACGAGGTCTACCGCATCTCAGAGGATGAGCTGCGCTCGATTGTGGCGGAGATGTCGGCAAACCCATAG
- a CDS encoding YcjF family protein, protein MSQTEPESRSWIEKLIRLTHQTVARARGQQGDLEDSAGHLFKRHLFKQSLLEAEAEMGHCNVLVIGKSGVGKSTLVNAVFKDELARTGVGSPVTRHIRQYSKQGCPITIYDTPGMELAGEQNTQIRLEVAQLIDELRLKDPEHHIHIVWYCIHHELKRLEETERRWLRELELKDVPVILVLTQCLEYPNPEESEFFQYLQRQNLPVRYIVPLLAKDKVINRQLTIPAHGLEHLIGCTLELLPEVARLAFIRQQLLRVDLKADAAFKYVSGYVASAAFIGATPLPFADAPLLVAAQIGMIANISFIFGYKASPSFYYSLMAALAGVGGAVVTGRAIVSNLLKLIPGVGSLAGGIIQSTTAATLTLSLGLAYIELMKAIARAEIQGIQLSQKEMQEIFVREYQEYAGRRTQKNEVGIRA, encoded by the coding sequence ATGTCTCAAACGGAGCCGGAAAGCCGCTCCTGGATAGAAAAACTGATTCGCCTAACCCATCAAACGGTTGCGCGAGCTCGGGGGCAACAGGGAGATCTAGAAGATTCGGCCGGCCACCTGTTCAAACGCCACCTGTTCAAACAGAGCCTGCTGGAAGCGGAGGCCGAAATGGGCCATTGCAACGTCCTGGTGATCGGCAAAAGCGGGGTGGGCAAGAGCACTTTGGTCAACGCGGTGTTTAAAGATGAGCTGGCCCGCACCGGCGTCGGCAGCCCCGTCACCCGCCACATTCGCCAATATTCCAAGCAAGGTTGCCCGATCACCATCTACGATACGCCTGGCATGGAGTTGGCCGGCGAGCAGAATACTCAGATCCGCCTCGAGGTGGCCCAACTAATCGACGAGCTGCGCCTCAAGGATCCTGAACATCACATTCACATTGTTTGGTATTGCATCCACCACGAGCTGAAGCGGCTGGAGGAAACCGAGCGCAGGTGGCTGAGGGAACTGGAACTCAAAGATGTGCCGGTCATCTTGGTTTTAACTCAATGCCTGGAATACCCCAATCCGGAAGAGAGCGAGTTTTTCCAGTATTTGCAGCGCCAAAATCTCCCTGTTCGCTACATTGTTCCTCTTTTGGCTAAGGACAAGGTCATTAACCGGCAACTCACCATCCCCGCCCACGGGCTGGAGCATCTGATCGGCTGCACCTTGGAGCTGCTGCCGGAAGTGGCTCGCCTTGCCTTTATCCGCCAGCAATTGCTGCGGGTAGATCTCAAAGCCGATGCTGCTTTTAAGTATGTATCGGGCTATGTGGCCAGCGCGGCCTTTATTGGGGCAACCCCCCTTCCTTTTGCCGATGCCCCTCTGTTGGTGGCTGCTCAGATTGGCATGATTGCCAATATCAGCTTTATCTTCGGCTACAAAGCTTCCCCTTCTTTTTATTACTCTTTGATGGCGGCTTTGGCAGGCGTTGGGGGCGCAGTGGTGACCGGGCGGGCCATTGTCTCGAACCTGCTGAAGCTGATCCCCGGCGTGGGATCCCTGGCAGGCGGCATCATCCAATCCACCACAGCCGCTACCCTGACCCTTTCCCTTGGCCTGGCCTATATTGAGCTGATGAAGGCCATCGCCCGCGCCGAAATCCAAGGAATCCAGCTTTCCCAGAAAGAGATGCAGGAGATCTTTGTGCGCGAGTACCAAGAATATGCCGGACGCAGAACCCAGAAAAATGAGGTGGGAATAAGAGCATAA